The genomic region GGTGACACCAAACCCTCCCCCAAATTCACCCTGACAGGTCTTaaacctcttcctcctcttatTAAGTAATTATTTCAGCACCTTTCTGAGATCTTGCTTCTCTTCTGTTCTCCTTGATCTTcccagaagggcagccaggctgtgcctgAGCTATTTGCACCTCAGAAACCCAGGGGGACCCTTCCCCAAGCTCTCCTTGGTTCAagcccctcctctcctcccatgTACCCCATGACCACAGCCAGGCTCACACCCAGCACAAGGGGCAGAGGGACCAGCTCCACCTCcatctttctccctccttttgtttttcctggagATCAAAAACCCCCAGAACTGAGCCAGTGGTTTAATGACATACAGCAGCAATTCCccactctctctctccctgctgagccccagcaACCATTTCTATCTGGTTTCTCTGGGAGTGGCCCCAGTCCCACATGAGACATTTTTCCCATCACAGGTttaaaggaagaacaaaaaaatcacaagtgTTTTTAAGATGTGAACTTTGGGCTGTAACAAACTGGGCCTGGGCTTTACCAGCTTCAAAGCTTCTGCTCCAAAGACACGTCCTCACAGAAGGGTTTGTGTTCATCCCTCCCAGGATCTCCCAGGGAGAAGGGGCATCCCCAGCTTTAGCTTACTGTTGATTCCTGGATGCCTCTGACCGATGGCTCGTGCCCCATCTGCCCTTCCTTTGGCCACCTTGGCAAGTGCCAGGGCCATGGGTGGATCCTCCCTCGTCAGGCACCTGTTTGCTCTCACAAAGTTGTccctgggaaggagggaggtgaGTGTTTAGGTTTCTCTTTCCAGGAGATGGAGTGAGGCAGGAGAGCCCACGAGCAAGGGGCTGATGCAGAAGGGCAAAGGGGGTGGCTTAAAGAACAATCTCACTGCTAAAgcgaaaggaaatatttcagtgtattttaatAGTAAAACAATTACTATTTTTCAAGCAATGTTCCACCTGGATGAGTCTCAGGAGGCTTTCTTTGCTTCCCAGtcctgctgtgccagggcaaAGCTGTGCAGAACCATCCCCAGTGTCTCCCCGGCCTCCAAACCACCTCCACGAGCACCACAGCATGGGACTGCCCTTGGGCTCTCTCTCACaagagcaggaagggaagaaaaaaaccccccaaaccagctTTTAATAACAGTCTGGGTTGAGATTTTTATCAGGCTACTGACCAGAGATGCCAAGAGTTTATTCAGTATAAAGGCAGGTGTTCAGGTAGCAGAAAACCTTACAGTAACTCGgcaggaaaggggaaagagacTGACGTGGGGTGAGAGGGAGGATGGGGGGAGACCTTGAGGGAAACAGCTTCGGCctcaaacctcagcttcccatGGTGTGTTCAGAACAATATTGCATGAAGAGCCTCAGGGGTTTAGTTCTTTCATAGATGTATATTTACCAggtgtggggttgtttttttttcacaaagacTGCAGGAATACGATTAATAAACAATAAATTAGGACTTCATGTTGCTATCATTTGGCATAACACAATCAGGcaattcttccttttgtttgttttgttgtttaaatATAAGGCAACACAAGCCAACACATAATTTAATCCATCTTTAGTCCAATTGCTTAACTTTGCTAAAAAGAGTTACCACTAAAGAGCGGGTCAGAGTAcacctcagaaagaaaaaggactgAAATAATGCCATGGGATCAGTGACTAACTTACCAGGAGTCAGAGGAGACGTACTCTGCTAAGCTTGGCAACCTAAAGGTTTGTTACAGCCCAGGACTACACGTCTAAATTGgacaaaagaaatacaaagaaatgtgTCCTAATTGCTTTTCTATGACATCAAacttggggcttttttttttatccttttttttaatcctgttccttttttttgtgtgttttcaattCTCTCTTCCATgatccattttctttcttttttttccaaccgTGCTCGTTAAGGAAAGTTCAAGGAGCAAAATGCTTAAggctttgttgttttgtttctttttccaaggGCTGTGAGGGAGGCCAGTGGATGGCAGAGGCCAGTGGGTTCACCCATACACAATTGCTACTCAAACCCACACTACCAGGCGACATTCATACAGAAAATATTACACTTAAAAGTTACAGTGTAGAGCAATAGTTTTAGCCAGTGTACATATAAAGAACCAAATGCATTTAGGGTTGGGTTCCTTTCCATTATTATTAGTTTTTAATTTCCAAACTTGAGTGTGATCATTATGTTCAAGTATTAGTCTCTCTTTAACAGAGATGAGGAATCTACTCCCAAGAAGTTCGGTTGCTGGAGAGATGTGGGTGGGGATGTGGAGTAAACGTTAGAGGTGTGTTTGGGTACACGGAGAAGAGGTTGCAGAGGCTTCCCAGTAGTGTCCTGCAGACAGACTCAGCTGCTGGATGTGGGAAAGGGGCAGGAGGAGTTAGGCACAGAGACCCTGGGAAAAAGGGATCTTGGAAACAGGTAATTCCCAGAGAGAATTGTTGCTTTAAACCCACTGTGATGTGTTGATGATTCCACAATGGCTGGTGAGTGGAGTTTGGCTTTGGCTCAACCATCtcccagtgcagctgccacaagGAGACTGTGTCACATCTCCCCACTACACCAGAGATGAGCCTGAGGTACCTCTCTTCACCTCAAATTAATTCTAACTAATTAATTTGACCAGGGCAGAGATTGTCCCCCTGCACCTGGggctgatgaggctgcacctccagtaccatgttcagttttgggccactcactacaagacAGACATTGAGGTTCTGGAGAAGGACActagagctggggaagggtctggagaacaagtcttatgaggagtggctcagggagctggggatgtttggTCTACAGAGGacgctgagaggagacatgatcaccctctacaactccctgacaggaggttgtagtgagatgggggtcagtctcttctctccagtaatgagtgacaggacaagaggaaatggcctcaagttgccccaggggaggctgagattggagctgaggcagaactgtttccctgagagggttgttcagcccctgtgccaggctgcccagggaggtgggggagtgcccagccctggagggatcccaaagccgtggtgCTGAGgtccatgggttagtggtgggcttggcagggtgaggggagggctgggactccaggggctgaaagggcttttccaaccaaaatgattctatgccAAGTACTGGGGTAAGCAGCTGAACCTTTTTTGGAGCTGTCAGTGGATCTGGATTCCCTTCACATCAGGACAGACTCCTAGCAGCAAGGGGTTCAGCCAAAGTTGGCTCTGAGAGGGGAGTGGGGAAGTCACATACTCTGCAGGAAAAGGAAGCTACCCCAGCAGATAATGCTGCCTACATCCTAAAACCACCCTTCCCACCTCCTCCATACCCTGtctgcaaaaccaaaaaagtgtCAGAAAAGTCTGCCAGAGACTTTGGACACAGTCTAAACAGTAAACGTGGGCGTCTCAGcaagaagcagctgaaaagctTCCTCCTCTACTAACGCCTAAGTCCCTTCCTCAGCTGGCTCTCCCCACAGGTAAGCTTCTTTCTCTATTAAACAGGCCTCTGGACAGTGCAAATGGTCAATGAAACACAGCAATGAAATGGGCTTTGGAGCTGAAAATAAGCTCTGCTTCCTGAAAACTCTGTCGCTCTCGAACCTTCAGAGGAAACAGAGGTGGAGAgtgaagcagctctgctccctcacTGGCCCAAACCCCTGGGGCCTCTcaccctcagccccacaggagGCAAAAGCTTCACAGAGGAGGTTGTGTGGGGAGGAAAGAGCTGTGGGGTGCAGTAGTGTAACGAAATCCTTTGCCACAAAAGGCATGTTAAATGagtgaaggagagagagagatgcaaAGCTTTTAACCAGCCAGCACGTCTTCTTCCACTGGTTACTTATAACGATCACACAAGTTTGCAAGTTAAAAAATGCCTTGcttattaattaaaattaagacTAAACCtctaatttgtttgtttttgtgttgtTGTCTGTGAAAGTGACTGCAGCCTATCTATACCCTGGGTGCTGAATATGAAGATTTCGACTATCGGTCGGTTCGGGTGCTCGGTTCATGGGAGGCCGATGGACTTTCCCCAGCACGGCCATGCTCTGCTCCCTGAAGCAGGACTGCTGGAAGTCCCCACTTAGGTAATCCATGGTCTGCATCACGTTATTCTGgctggctggagcagctccagctctgtaATGAGTCCCTCCCGCGCAATCGAGCGGCGGCCCCGCAGGCTGGCCTCCGTGGAAAGGCATGGCGAGGTCCTGGGACCCAGAGCTGTCACTGTTAGGGGTGGGCAGAATGTTATTCCAGAGGGGTTGGAAATAGTGCCCGTTGGTGTACGGCAAAGGTCCCTGCAGGCCGTTGACGGGTGGAGAAGGCGTCGGCTTCTCGATGGGAGGCTTCAAGCTGAAGGACTGGCCCATGCACAGTTCTTGAGGGTAGGTGGATGTTTTGCCAGGGAAGCTCTGCCCCGCCATCTCTCTCTGAGGGTGTTTCCCCGCCAGCCCAGCCGGCCCGGCAGCATCCCCACACATCTGCTGCAGATGAGCCAGCTGGTGCTGGTTCCACGCCGCCGACTTCATCTCGTTCTGGTAGGCGGGAGGCACCCTGTTAATATTCACCATGGGCACATTAACAGAGGCGGGAggaatagcagcagcagcatggtcGACAGGGTTCACTACACAGGAAGGCATGGGTGTAGGGACATTGTGAGTAGATACCCTGGTACTTGCATTGATAAGCAGGTTGCGACTTATGGGGCTGGGGTTTGCAATCTGTCCCTCGCACACTGAGGTAGTGCTAATGCCAGCTCTGGCCTGGCAGAACTGGTTAATCTGGTGCACGATGCTGCTCAGGTCCGGCGCCTGGTTCTGCTGCAGGGTGGCAGCCATCGAGAGGGGAATGGTTGAGGTAGACACGGTCACATTCGGCGGCGCGTCCGCATCCGGCATCTTTCTGCTTCCATGTAAACCCGGCTGCAGCAAAGGGTTGGGGGGGTGCTGCAGGCTCTGGTGTGCCATGGGCTGAGGGTGCTGCAAGCCCTgcggctgctgctgcatgtTGGCGGGGTGCGGGATCCCCTGAGGGTGCGGTAAGCTGGGCGGCTGGGGGAGACCCTGAGGGTGCTGCTGCGGGAGGCTCTGGGGGTGCAGAGTCTGTGcgtgctgcaggggctgctggcggGCGAGCGCCTGGCCGTGGGTTAAAGTGCTCGGTGCAACGTAGGGGGCGGAAGGGGGGTTCATCATCGCTTCCGGCAGCAGGCGCGCGCGCGTCCCCTCAAAGTCTTTGATGATTCCCTTGGCTGGGGATTTGACTATGGCCAGGAGGCCTGTTTTTGTGGTGGCCTGAGACGGGTAGGGGCTGTACCTCTGGCCCGAGGTGTCGAGGCCGTTGACAGTACGGCGGATGTGTTTCCTCTGGGGAACTTTGACGCTGTTGGGGAAGATTTTGATAGTCAGCGGATTGTTGGCGACCTTCTTAGCATAAGCATCCAATTCTGCTGGGGTAGGATACTGTGCAGATCTCATTTTCTGTGTAGTGTCCCCTGTGGAGAGAGGATAATTTGTTACTGGTGGTTGTGGTAAGCAAGGGATCAGCCTCAGGGTAAGACAGTGGCACGACAAGGGTAGAAAAGCCTCTGAGGAAGCAAGAGGCAGGAACTTCATCTTCCCACATCAGTGGATTGTGCACCAGTAACTCATTCCTGTTATTAGCTGGTGACCAATACTACCCCCAGCTCAGCTTAAGGCAAGGCCTGCCTGGGGGAGCAAAATGAAACCAGAGACTTACGGAACAGAACCAGAATTTactgcccagtgacaggaccaggggtgatggacagaagctggaacacaaacagttccccttaaacacaaggagaagctcctttggtgctgaggtgagggagccctggcccaggctgcccagggagggtgtggaggctccttctcaggaggtttccaaaccaccctggacaccttcctgtgccccctgagtgaggggaacctgctgtagcagggtgagctctgcaggtccccccaccattctgggctTTGTTTTTTATCAGAGTATAAAACCTGTGGAACACTGAGGTGGGAGCCACACTGCAGTGGGTGGGCTCTGTCTGGGtgcaggtgcccaccaaagccactcgGTCGCTCCTCTCCTCAGTTGGACAGAGGGTATGATGAAAGGCTCGTGGGTCGAGGTATGGACAGggaaatcactcagcaattatgggccaaacagacttgacttggggTAATTagcttattaccaatcaaatcagaaaagaataatgagaaataaacccaaatcttaCAACAACCTTcaccccacccctcccttcctcctggaCTTAACTTTACTCTCAgcttctctacctcctccccacctgcagcacaggggaatgggggttgcagtcagttcatcacacattgtctctgctgctccttcctcctccaggggaggactcctcacccttcccctgctccagcatggggtccctcTCAGAGCAGACAGTCCACCACAaacttcccatgggctgcagctcttcgtgaactgctccagcacaggtccCTTTCACAggctgcagtccttcagaaacagattGCTCCAGCCCGGGTGCCCCATGGGCCCACAGGTCCCGCTAGCaaacctgcttcagcatgggcttcccatggggtcacagcctccttcaggtatccacctgctctggcatgggatcttccctgggctgcaggtgggtctctgctcccccctGGCCTCCATGGGCTACAGGGGAACCTCTGATccagcacctggagcacctcctccactcttcattgaccttggtgtctgcagaatTGTTTCATGTATTTTCACTCCCTTCTTTGGCTGCAGTTGCTGAACATGTTCAGCATATGTCCTTAATATGTTCTCCTAGAGGAATTGCCATCACCAcagctgggctcagccctgaccAGCAGcaggtctgtcttggagctgtcTGGCATTGGCTCCAGCAGGCAtgggggaagcttctggcagctcctcacagaatctccaccccaaaaccccaacatACATATGAAGCACTTCAGCTCAAACCTCCATGTACATCCAAGCTCTCTTCCAGATGCTGACATCTGAAAGCacttttcagtgtctttttgTCCATTAGGAAGCCCTCACCAGTCCAAGAAGAGGCTGTATGTGTATTATTTTCTGGCTTGCAATTATTCCTTCTGCTGAGATTTCAGTGTGGCACCTTGCTAAGGACAGTATCATCCTCACAGCATGAAAATCGTGCTACTCCCCACACACAGGCTAAAGCCTTCTGGAGACAGAAGTGTGATTTCACTCACTCCACTTTACCAGATCCCTACGTTGTCCACAAACTCCAACTACCTCTGAGAAGAGCTTCAGAAATCTAGGGAAATGTTTGTGCCACTCTTGCTGTAATTGTATTCCAAGCAGAGAGCTGGGCTGTTCTcctgccacagctctgctgcttcactCCTATGGGACTGCTGCTTTAGATTTTATAATCCTCAAATAATGGCCTGCAGCTTTGACAATCCCAGTTTGCTCTGACTTGatcccacccccatccccaaCCTTGCAAATGGTTTACTGGACAAAAACATCCATCCTTTTTGCTAAAACTGTCAGCATCCTCTTGCCACTGGTGCTGAAAGAACAGGAAATGTGGCAGCCAGTCCAAGAGCACTCCAGCCCTGCATCTATCCCTCTGACCCAAGGGAATCTAATGCTCCAGCCAAGAGCTTGATGCTCCCAGGCAAACAGCCCTTCCTCCTAAGAATTCATCTCTGATTCTTTTAAGCAAATGGTCTCAAAGGCTTGAAAATACATGAGTACCAGCCACCTCTTCCTCTTTGCATCCTGCTGCTTCCAGTCCTCAGAGGTGAGGGAGAGCAGCACTTGCTCTAAGAGCATTGACCTCCAGAAAGTAAGGGTCAGACAATGGAAAATAGGATGGCATAGCAAGAGAAAGGACAATTATAGgaatataaaaatatctgtggTGCAATCAGCAGCTTTGCAAGCAGGTTGTCTGGCATCTCTAGCACAGCACATACCACGGCACCGGTTACACGCTCACTCCCTGCGCTGCCCGAACACTGGCACATACCACCTTGTGTCTCAACCAAAGGAGATGCTCATTTGGTATTAACCTGAGCATCCTCTCTCTGTATCCCTGCACCTGCAGGTATAAACCTGCTCATGGTAGCTTTTGAGCCGGCTGCCATGCTCCTAATGGAGAGAAAAGCCTCCCAAAGGTGTTTGCCAGTACCTTGCCTCAATGGCCTAGGCCTTCACGTACTCCCAATCTTTCCTTTTAACAGTGCCCATGTTGATCAAGTTCTGTTTCTTCCCCAGGACTCTGGGGAACTCTGGCAACTCACCAGGAATCAGAGAACCGTCTGCAGCCAACAAAGGAACCCACACCTCTCTGTGACATGGTTTATATTATGCTCATGGCCATCGTCACATCAAGCTTTTCTTTCCAGGTGAAAAATTAAGTAGATACTTTAAGACATCTTTACCATCAAAATTTCCCAGCCTGGTAAACATTTCTGTAGGCATGTCAACAAATTAGGTGGTAAATATAAGCACTGAACAGGTACACCAAACATCCTTTACCCAAGcacttatttttctgttaacagGAACCGTGATGGAAGCTTTTAGAAAAGTAACTAAACCCTCAGTGtttgcacaggctgcagctATCAGTTACAACCCATCTGTAATCCCCAGTCTGGAAGAACTCCTCACTTACATGATGCACCAACATCAAGCCTGGCCTCCTACCAAATGACAAAGCACCTTTTAAATCCCTTGGACGGGATGTTCCGAGACCAATCACCCTTTCAGCGTACTGCTGGGATTATCCTCCTGTTCCTACAGACTAACTCAGCCCTTCTACTGAGGCCTGAAGGTGATGCACTTCTGAGTGCCCTGATGTGCTGCCTAAAATGTGCTTGGCTAAGCAGTTCCAGTGGTAATTCCATGATTAAGGCAGCAAAAAATTAGGGGAAAGGCATTACAGGTGTGACTATCCCATCCAAACACCCCACAGAGCAGTGAAAAAACAATTCAGCCTGGTAATTAAGTGAATGGAAAACCAGCTAGAAGAGACCAGATGAAAGTGCTTGTGCTAGAAGACACTGATATTTCTGTGCAAGGATTCTGGATCAGGCCATAAAACGATGAGGTGGGTGGCAGATAAACAAACTATGTCAAGAAAACAGTGGGATGAGCTCCACCAAGCTCCCTAACGATAAGTGCAAGGCAGAATACTGTTGCTgagaagcttttttttcatgtttactATAAGATAAAGCTGTGCATATGAGCAATTACCCCAATAAACTGGTGAGCTGCAAGTTCACACTCTGCCTAATCCTGTGGCAACTGATTCATGGCACCACTAGAGCTATTTTTACCAGGA from Colius striatus isolate bColStr4 chromosome 20, bColStr4.1.hap1, whole genome shotgun sequence harbors:
- the FAM222B gene encoding protein FAM222B isoform X1, which produces MLACLPGPGDLSFQLLSYTQMNTGLQKWDTTQKMRSAQYPTPAELDAYAKKVANNPLTIKIFPNSVKVPQRKHIRRTVNGLDTSGQRYSPYPSQATTKTGLLAIVKSPAKGIIKDFEGTRARLLPEAMMNPPSAPYVAPSTLTHGQALARQQPLQHAQTLHPQSLPQQHPQGLPQPPSLPHPQGIPHPANMQQQPQGLQHPQPMAHQSLQHPPNPLLQPGLHGSRKMPDADAPPNVTVSTSTIPLSMAATLQQNQAPDLSSIVHQINQFCQARAGISTTSVCEGQIANPSPISRNLLINASTRVSTHNVPTPMPSCVVNPVDHAAAAIPPASVNVPMVNINRVPPAYQNEMKSAAWNQHQLAHLQQMCGDAAGPAGLAGKHPQREMAGQSFPGKTSTYPQELCMGQSFSLKPPIEKPTPSPPVNGLQGPLPYTNGHYFQPLWNNILPTPNSDSSGSQDLAMPFHGGQPAGPPLDCAGGTHYRAGAAPASQNNVMQTMDYLSGDFQQSCFREQSMAVLGKVHRPPMNRAPEPTDSRNLHIQHPGYR
- the FAM222B gene encoding protein FAM222B isoform X2 gives rise to the protein MRSAQYPTPAELDAYAKKVANNPLTIKIFPNSVKVPQRKHIRRTVNGLDTSGQRYSPYPSQATTKTGLLAIVKSPAKGIIKDFEGTRARLLPEAMMNPPSAPYVAPSTLTHGQALARQQPLQHAQTLHPQSLPQQHPQGLPQPPSLPHPQGIPHPANMQQQPQGLQHPQPMAHQSLQHPPNPLLQPGLHGSRKMPDADAPPNVTVSTSTIPLSMAATLQQNQAPDLSSIVHQINQFCQARAGISTTSVCEGQIANPSPISRNLLINASTRVSTHNVPTPMPSCVVNPVDHAAAAIPPASVNVPMVNINRVPPAYQNEMKSAAWNQHQLAHLQQMCGDAAGPAGLAGKHPQREMAGQSFPGKTSTYPQELCMGQSFSLKPPIEKPTPSPPVNGLQGPLPYTNGHYFQPLWNNILPTPNSDSSGSQDLAMPFHGGQPAGPPLDCAGGTHYRAGAAPASQNNVMQTMDYLSGDFQQSCFREQSMAVLGKVHRPPMNRAPEPTDSRNLHIQHPGYR